DNA sequence from the Treponema sp. OMZ 838 genome:
TTCGGGCACCAGCTTATCGGCAGCGCGATGTAACACCGTTTCAAGCCGCGCCTCAAGCGTACAGTCCAGTGCTCCCTTGTCGATGACGCGGATTTCACCGCGCTGAACCCCCATCCGTTGTAAGGCATCCATTATCAACTGACGTATATGGT
Encoded proteins:
- the citD gene encoding citrate lyase acyl carrier protein; the encoded protein is MEILHAATAGTLESSDVQITVLPSGELDVTIESDVIHQYGNHIRQLIMDALQRMGVQRGEIRVIDKGALDCTLEARLETVLHRAADKLVPEKWGK